One Glycine max cultivar Williams 82 chromosome 8, Glycine_max_v4.0, whole genome shotgun sequence genomic window, ccTCAGCAACTTGATTACCCAACCCAAATCATCACAATTAAGGTTGAGTGGGTtggttaacaaaaaaataatgaattcaaCCTAACCAAATCATGTTTTATTGGATTTGGTTTTacattaaattagaataaatttaatataagttGTTTGACGATGATAATTGATtgaaagaaactaaaaataatgatagataaaaaaattcaaaaaaactaaaagtaagttttgtgaaaaaaaaataaaggactaacaagactagtaaaaaaaatattgagtgattaaaaataaattttataaaaaaataaagaactaacaacataatttattaagaaatgTAAATGTGATTATCTAtcatattatttgatgatacaaCAACTCACgtaatttttacattatcacataaataataatacttgacgaattaaaaatgttagcaaataaaaatttaagaattaagactaatcaatattttatttaagaactaaaagtgaagttaaaaaaaagacaaatcatgttttatttgttatatatttggTGTTTAGTACGGTGGCAGAATGGTTGAAATGTTTCACGTGTGGTCCATATCTGATTTTTGTGCAGGGCATGCAGTTGATTATGCAGCGACCTCCCCTTTAATTTATCCCACTGAGCACTGACCCTCTTACTTCCATGCACACGCTGCAAATTTGCAGCCCACGCAGACACACACACTCAACTTAGGTACATAAATACTTATAACTCACAATTAACATAATTCGGCAAACAACTACTACCAAGTAATGAGTATACCGACACTATCAAAATGTGAttcttttgtttgattgtttgcTTTCTCCCCTTTCCCAGTTGAGCAAGTATTCTTGAGTGGAATTGGATCTTTTCTCTGCGGGATATGATTAATGATCTTGTTAAGGAAAGAAAGACATAAGAGAATGATTATCATGATTTGGTGTTATGAAAAGGTTTACTAGTtatgtttctatttttcttgtgtctttctcttttaattttaagagatAATCTTATTTTAGCATGTTctgattatttaaaatttgtcacTATTGGTCCTGTTTGCAGATGGGTGCATGCATGGCGTCTGTTCGGACTGATTTGAATCTTGGATTTcacatgaaagaaagaaaggctTGGATGTACGTTCAAAATATCACTCACAATTAAGATTTATATTACGCAAAGGTtatcaatattaaaataatatatatatatatatcaatattttttttatctctttaataactgaaaaaataataatcaaccaacataattatttttaaaaaaatcatattttttttattataatctctctatctctctttatttcgataaatatattaaatttaatataaattgtattaagataattaatatcatgtattttaataatttttatattattttattttatgttgtccattatttgttaaatgatatataagataaaaaattatcttataactTGTATATTTGTCCTGTGGTATTTCTCTTGTATTATTTAGTATCATATCTTTAACAAATCATTCGAATTCATAGTCACAtatctttttcatttatgtaaatatataattttttttagtttcactaatattttattttattttcattcttaatttaagaaataattaaaaaataaaatggtgaCATGTCATTTTTAATTGTGTGATACATGTTGAGATCATCTTAGATAATCTTTTGTTAATGTGATACTTGATAATGTTATCATTTTCAATCACGAGCATCAACATTTTTATTATGGAATTAGACTATATGAACTAAGAACAAAAGGTTTAACACTTACAGGGATAAAAGAAACCTTACaagaactaaacataaaaaatacatgtacgcaaaaatatttttaagcttttaaaatattatggatgttatttgaattttacactaaattataagtattttaacaatttaatcggatattttgaatgaaaaaattgtgggagaaaagaaaatatactaaaaatagatatttatattttctgatagagattaattattaataaaattaatagatattaTGTGATAATAAGAACTATGtacttttatcatttaaatgcATATCTTTCAACCTACTTATTCATTGACTATCCAATTCAtctatacaaaaaattaaatgttaagcATGAATATTAACTGACATGATAATAAGattgtttttagtttaatttgtaattttaaatttaggttATGAGAATTCAGTTGCATTAAATTATTGATCAAATAACTTTGTGGTCGTTAATAATTCTAACCTATTCGAACCAGATTGTTTTTAATAGATAAATATTCTAGATTTTCATATTACTTAATTTCACAGTCATTTTCGGGTTAGATCTATGAAGATGTTTGTAGAGACCTTATCTCAATCAGAGCCCAGAGCCACCTCTCAAGTGAAGATTGAAACTTACATATATAGTCATTGAAAATCATGGGAAATTTAATCTTGATGATTGAtccaattatcaaaattatttatctctCACTCCGATGAACGTAATTAACCGTCATATAATACTAGCTAGTTTGCAATTGGCTATAACCAGCAACACTTAAGAAACGATTCTTAGCTTTATGGAGGGAGGCTCCACATTCACAAAATCAAACACTTCAGCCCATGTGTAGAAGGTCCCCCATTGATACTTAAGGAGTGCTTTTGTCTTTTGCTGTTGTTTCTTTCATTCCCATTGATGCAAATTGTATTGAAATTTTTCATTCCCTTGCTTTCAGTCCACAATAGGTAACCTTATGTTAGAAAAGGAGTACCAAAACCCATGTGATCCGGTGTCTGCTTGGTCacattgaggatgatgaagctCAAAGGAACTAACTAGTGGGGCTGCGCTTGTGCCACAAACAACAATGGAAAATGATGCCTGATTGCATGTTACCCCCTCGAGGGAATATCGTACCTTGGTACGTACCAAAACAAAGCTATTGACAAGTACCAGACAACAGTTAACTTGTGAGCCCCGTTAACCAAGTTTTCATTTGTACCTCCCTCCATCCAGTGACCCCTCCCCCTCTCTTCTTCCATTGCAAAAATGTATACACTATTATTGTTgcaatttcttcttttcttttcaatatggTCAATCACATTTTAAACCTTGAGGTTGACATCTCCATAATTATACCCATTCATGGATTCCACTGAAGCTAAATAAGTTATCATCCTATGTCTAtggaaaaagttataacttaatACCTGTTTTTTATATAGTGTACTACTACTCTGCTTTATAtccatatgatttttaaaagatGTCTAGGAATTAAGTACTTTTTTAAGCTCTTGGACTTTgtaaatcattaattataaaaagaacggTGATCATAATTATAAGCATATCTTGTACATTTAGAATTCATCTTTCAATCATTAAGATTTCacgtttaaattttattacttacataaaaaataactcgACAGTATGCATGTGGCCCGAGGAATTAGCTACCAAATTTTTGTAACCTAACCATTCATAATATAAAACCCCCTCTTGAACACACTTTTTTcacaattaaattatgttacaaAAACCGTCCCCAAccctatctttttatttatttttctaaggtAAATTACAATACCCCACGATTATTATTGCACAGAGCGACCAAATCATCTTGGAAGAGAAAGCAAGCATTAGATTAATCATCGGATCCTGTATTCTATATATGCATAATATTTTCAGAAAAAGTTCAAGATAGATTacttttttgtggtttttttaAGTCTTTAATTAATATTGCAACATGTGTAAGACACTTCCTAATCTACCTAATCACATGCTTCATAACAAAATACTACTACATGGGGGTGGGGGTAACGGATTAAACTGCTGGGAAGGTTAATACCAgagattttataaatgattggttcaaacttcaaattgaagtcatgaaCCATTGAAATGTGTGTTTGAATGAGTGTAGATTATTCAAAAGCTGAAGTTGACTTGCCACCTCTTTTTGCTCACAATCTTATGGGCTCCCTCTGACCCTGACTCTCTCTGAACCTGTGCCGGTGGATACATTTACTACGCTCGCAACATGAATGGAATGGAATGACTCTTCCAAAGTAGTAGTATCACATGTCTAAGTTAAAGACCTTTCGGAGGATGGCCCCAATAAAATGTGGCTAATAGTAATCTCAAATGCAAAATTGCAAATCCTACTTTCCTATTAAATGTAATTGTACTACAAATCAGTGTCCTTTGTTTtccaaattgaaatttcaaaatcttaaaaaaggTTTGTACCTAcaactcattttttctttcaaataaactGATCAAGCAAATCGATATCTCGGGTCACGCTTGATTGAtgcaaaatagaaaatgattccCTTAGTGAAAGTGATGTTTCACATGCGTTTGACAATCATGCTTtgataatactttttatttatttattcaggtTTGTGCAACAGTGTAAGCCTGTAATTCCTTTGATACTGATGGCATTTTTATTTTCccagaattaaaaaattaaaagaaagaaagaaagaaaaaaggggcaagctaaaaaaggattaaattaaactaacagGAGACCAACCAAAAATATTAGATTTGCATGGTGAAATATAACTAAGTTGTTATGGATTTAAGCCACAAAAAGCATGACCATTGATGTTTGTCTATATTTAAAAACTGATAAGTCCTCTCTGTCGGGTCATAGGGTAGCAAGATTAGTACCCAATGCCAGCAAATGGTGTTGGAGTGAAATggataaatgtaattttttgggattatctttttgtttttttattactttcgCTTTAAATCATTCTTAACTTGCAGCCCATTATTCATACAGCAAAACATGGGAGAAGCATAACTGTGAATCTTGCGATATGATTGAATAGCATCCAAAGAATCATATGCATAGACAATGAGGATTCGGGATATTTTTCAATTGTCATCTTGACATGTACTTTCATGGGGTTCTTTCTTAGTAGGTTCTCCAGTTTgggatttgaattttgattaaatatataagataaagtACATTTTTTTCCCGGTCTAAAGAGTATAGAGTACACATTACATAGGATGGAAACAAATGTgtaaccttttttcttttccatacACACTCGAAAGGATGAGCAGTAAAGGTCTAACGGCAGCTATACCCAAGTCCAAGTTTAGCACTAGAATATTTAGGCTTACACAAATGGGTAGAGATAATGTAAGGAAAAAATACTGGACAATTGTTTCCTGCACCCTGAATTGCTTCTTGCACTCTTCTTAATATGAGAAGTGCAACAAGAAGCAATTCCGAAAGTACAGAAATAAACACTCATACTGAATTGAGAGCCCAAGAACATCTGCGTTTTATCCGAGAAGGCAGTAAAGTTGACCCGAAAAAAGAAGTGGAccgtaacaaaattaaaacaacagTATAAGAAAGGGTGCTTCTTTttctaactctttttttttcttcacactacccatttcttttcctttttttttttaacattgtgAGAAAGTAAGAGAAACATGGGGAGTGCAGGTAGAAAAAAGGAAGTTGCAAAAAGAACTTCCCTAAAAGAGGTGGCAAGGTGCCCTTGATAAAACATGGGAATAagattattattgatttatgaCAATTATATTTCTATAACTTGTAAACATGCTTATACACTaaaagtgtaaatttttttatataatcattcaattataacttaacatttataataagtttgttgatttaaaattattttaaaataattcaaaaagtgatttatgattggataatcatataaaataaattttacatgtAAAGACATTAAACTCTTACAACAATAAagaatcaatattaaaaaaaaaatccaaatttagTGTTAAGAATATTGTTAATGCTGACTAATTAACCACACCATATCAATAAAGATGATTCATCTtaatcaaaaatttatttttcataattttttaaattttaattttaatttatttttatttaataaatataacattttttaataataaaaatatctattaatctctttaattaatttttatttacattttatttaaacttacACAAAAAACTTGCCAGTAATAAAAGTAAGAACAGCaatgatttatatataaacaaaattatacaaaaattttatttttcattttgatgcCGACAATTACAAGACGCGAAGAGACATCAAACAACACGTAATATGACAAAGTTCATATGCAAGCTGCTTGACAGATTTAGaaactttgatttttcttccataAGTTGAATTATTTTGGTATTCTACTACGTGTGACACTCTTTCATTTATCCTCGCTGAAGAAGTGGTTGATGGTTGGCATAATCTCTGGTGGTCGAGTACGAAGGAACTTCCTCAGGCCATGCTCAGCATAtttctctccctcttctctGTTCTCCAACACTGCCATGCTTCTCCGAGTTTTGTTAATCCTACAGCAAATTGCCAAACAACATGAGCAAAATAGTGCAATCAAAGTATGAAGATTTTTTTAGTAGATGGTCATGTATGATAATACTGTTTAGCAGTAGCTCGGCTCtccttttttgattttttttcatttattaagttgattaatataaattatataaaattaattggttGTTATTGtaataatgattaatattaattagtataaaattagttatgtttATGATCTTATTATAATGATTAAGATGAtaactaatgtaaaattatataaaattaattgtgtttgttgttattataataacaaataaggttattgttatttaatataaaaaataattttaattttaagtgaaaaattattatttattaaaagttagacatttaaataactataaagaaaaaaaaaaatttaacccctttataagattttttaatcCAGTCACTGAACGCACAAATCAAAATATAGTTTTATAATGTAAAGTTctttatattgatttattatatgaaaattaagcTCTTGAAATAACGAATTTGAGTATAATATTTCTTGATGAATCAACTAACTTTACCTAACATCAGGGTTCCCGAGCACATTTCTTGTTAGTTGGAACACACACATGCCGGTAACAAAGGTCATTGCAGCCAATAGAGGGTAAACCTACAAATATATATAGGTCAGGTGCCAGAGTCTCGTAAAACACAACTACTATATACCGTCCAGTCAATAAATAACTTTATAAAAGTGAAAGCAACTCATAAACAAGAGATTAATAAATCtatgaaattaaataatgtatatgGTATGTACCTCTGGTTTCATCCAACGCCCCATTAATTTGGAAAATGTTTCTTTTCTCTCTGAACCTCGGGTTTCAAAAAGGTGTTGTTTTGCTACTGCCACAACGAACAATGGTTGTTAATttgatcttgattttcttgcatGGCCTGAATTTCTGTGTGCGATTTGTATATATAGGGTTTGGAGGGCTGATTAGAAGAAGACTTGGCATACAAGTTCGGCCTATACAGTGGGCTGTGttcaaagataaaatatttgactTTTAAAGAAAACCAGGGGCAAGCCTCATGTTTTTTCGGTTTTTTAAGTTGATATATGCAAAGAATGACCCAAGGTCTGGTCAATAGGGTAATGCAGTTGTTCACGACAACTTCAACCACATATAAAGAGATCACGATGTAGAATATTAATTACTACCACACTTTCTTGTTTGAAGGGACCAAGAATTGACTTCCTTGGCGAGACTCTTATTTTGATTAGGCGTCTTTCTAGATTTTGTAAactatttaattagttaattcaaaaaaactagtttaattaatgtaatttaactaattttgctATTCAGAACTTTAGTGAGCATGCCGTCCGCATTCAATAGATcgagttattaatttatattatccgTCCATGGGGgttgttttgaattttaattttatcattatgaATGCCAATCTAACGTATAAAtacctaagtttttttttaattggtcaGCTTTTATCTAAAcacatttataattataacattttaaataatattttaatgaaaaatattataaatacaaaataaattcttttaaattgtaatattttaaaatgtataaaaaggattgaattaaaatatttattggtttTTTCATTGTAAGAATTGAAAATAGTACTTGAGATTTACAAcaacttatttatattattcaattaattgagTTAAATCTCATTggtcaaaatatttattgattatatgGTTTTCTTATGTTGTTTATTTGTGATAATATTtagatataaaagaaaaattagaaaagaagattttaattttaatttttttaatagattagCTGACTATTTTATgacattaaaaatgttttaattattttaattatttttgcatttcaataataataataataattcattttatttcttattttgaataaactaaaaatcaataatagtataattagttaattttaaaatattaaatttaatgaacTTATTTTTTTACGTTATCAATTGACATTAACACCATtcattaattcaaaatatttttatcatatataatataaattatttatcgcATATATGCGGTTCCACTTATTTTAACGGTATAATGCTAGCTCAATATATTAAGTCTGTAAATGCTAGCTCTCAACTTTATAAATAAACCATATATTTATTCCAGATCTAAACTTAATGAcatttctcaaaataaataattaaaaatgttcacaaaacaatatgagaaaatatcaaacTAAATAAGAGTTTCAAAAATATCAATTGTACTACAATGAAATCACACCATGAAACCAAGTCCTATTcgtactacatgatccttaaaattctttggtggcatgcctttagtCAAATGATTGACAATTATCAACTTAGTACTAATGTGTTCAAAtaccactttcttttctttaacatgTTCTCTTATGGTTAAGTACttgatgtcgatgtgcttacttcgacttcaacttttgttgtttttagccaTGAATATTGCAGCATAGTTGTCATAATACAACTTCAATGGCCTAGAAATAGAGTCCACAACTCTACgaaactcttcaaccatacaccatgcAAGGTAGTCTCAAAACAGGAAACGAACTCAGCCTCCATAGTGGAAGTAGCAGTCAAGGTCTACTTGGCACTTCTCCAAGATACAACTCCACTAGCTagcataaaaatataaccaaatGTTGATTTTCGTGAATCAACGCAACCATCATAGTCATAATTTGAGTAGCCAATCACTTCTAGACAATTAGTTTGTTTGTACACCTGCATGTAATCATTtgttccttgaagatatctCATCACTTTTTTTGTAGCTTTCCAATGATCAATACCTGGATTATTTTGATATCTTCCCAAAACTCTAACAACATATGCAATGTTAGGTATGGTGCAAACCTAAGCCTACATAAGGCTTCCAATAATTGAAGCATATAGAATATTCTTCATGTGTTCCtgttcaaaatcattttttgcgCATTGACTCAAATTGAGtttgtcacccttcacaatgaGAGCTACaattggtgaacaatctttcatgttaaatcTCTTTAAAACTTTGTTAATATACGTATCTTGAGACAGACCTAAAATGCCTCAAGACCTTTCCTTATGGATCTTAATGCCAATGACATAAGATGTCTCTCCCATATCCTTGATATTAaagttctttgaaaaaattgttttaccTCATATAGCAAATTCTTatcattagttgcaagcaaAATATCATCCACATATAACACAAAAAACAAATCTTACTCTCGCTGACCTTCTGGTATATACATTGATTCATGATGTTCTCTTCAAAACCAAATGAAGTGATGACCTCATGAAATTTTAGATACCATTGGTGGGaggcttgtttcaatccatagaCGGATTTATTAAGCTTAGAGACTAAGTGCTCACTATCACTAGAGAAGAatccttcaggttgtttcatgtaaacATATTCCTCTAAATGACCATTAAGGAATGTCTTTGATGTAACTCAAAGTAAAAATGAACTACTAATGCCATAATTACTcgaaaataatatttcttagaTACAAGAGAAAATATCTTTGTATAGTCGATTCCTTCTCTTTAAGTGAACCCTTTGACAACTAGTCTTGCCTTATGTCTCTTAATGTTGTCTTGtgagtctttctttgttttaaagGCCAATCTACATCCAATGGCTTTTACACCTTTAGGCAACTCGACGAGATCCCAGACTTGGTTAGATGCCATAGAATCCATTTCATCTTTCATAGCATTGTACCACAAGTTTGATTCCTTATAACTCATTGCCTGTGAAAATGATTCAAGATCATTTGTGGCTCCTTGTCTGCAACTTGATCTACAGGATCATTTTCAACAGTTTGTGAAATTTCAATCATTGGTTGTTTAACACACATTTGTACTTGAGGGTTGTGAATGACAACCAATCTATCATTTAAGCCAAATGGTTGAGCTTCATAATGATCCTTTTCAGAATCAATGTCCTGAAATTGACcactcccactgatcaagtcATTCTCAAGAAATTTTGCATTTCTCGATTCCATAACCCTAGTGGTATTTGATGGACAATAGAATTTATACCCTTTGAACCTTTTttcatatccaatgaaatacccactgATACTTCTTTGGTCTAGTTTCTTTTCTTGTGTGTTATAAATTCTCACTTCAGACGGGCATCCCCAAATGCGATATGTTGCAAACTCGATGTCCAACCTTTGAATAACTCAAAACGTGTCTTTGAGACAACATTGGTTGGTactcaatttaatatatacacaatCATCTTTAGTGCTTCAATCCACAAGAATTAAGGAAGTTTTCTATTACTCCTCATACTTGTTGGAATGCTGAttgacaagtgtaccaattcacacaagtagtataaaacggtatgAGTATCGTATCCTCAAGAAATTTGTTTCACTCAGACCATGTACATTCAGTATGCAAAcaattataggaattaaaagcAAAGTAAGTATTGAGTTTTGTACTAGAAAACCTATTtgaacataaacaaaatatctaaaaCTATGAAGGTGAGACTTATCAAGTAAAGAGCATTGGGTCGTTCTACTGAATTTCTCTTGATGTTTAGTAtgcatttttctctatttaacgctatcctagtgttcttatgctgagaaaCTACTCAAACCAAGATTCCTCTagtgaatgagcctaactctctttaaacttcgtccttgatccctcaacaaacttagtctAAAAGAGTTGTATTAAGCCTAGAGCATAATATGGACTAGATCACTGCGCTTtattcctagacatacagatttctagcttgctctaacAAGTTCTAAGGTTTTGAAGCATTTCCTAATGCTAAAAAGCCTAActacacatacaaatgggtgatcaagccacaagcatataaaataagcatagatagaagcaatgaacacaaaaaaacaacattgaATATATAGTAAGAGTGTTACATCAATATTGTTCAGCAGAgctccccaacaaagaggcttagccttccattacaagcaaaAACTCAAACTAAAAGAAATGAActatttttggtgaaagaaaTGGAAGAAGATGGTTGAGGATATCTCCTACAACCTCTAAACCCTAAATCTCTCTATTTTCTGGACTAAGCTTTCTTTGCTGCTCTCCTTGTGTCTCTTCTGCTTCCAAATGCgaacttcttctttttatttccgccaacttcagtgttttaaaggctcttggaccTTTCAGCTtttgaaggctcgcttagcgagactggctcactaagcgagagtaagtgaattttggcttaacGAAACTGGGCGCACtgagcgcgagaagagacaacgTCCTCATTGGACGGGCTGGTTGCACGCTGGGCGAGCACATCTCTGGCTTATCCTCTTCTCGGGTTTctccatccgctaagcgagcttgATGCTTCGCTAAGCGAATGCCACTCGCTGAGCGGATCTGCCTCGCTGAGCGAGTCATCAACTACTTGAACCTTATCTTCTTTGGCCTGAAATTGAGTTggattcaacattaattcacaaaattggAGTCTCTACTATATAaaatcacactaaacaaaaaaatatgtacaattcctacaaatagaaccataaattggagttAAAGCGCTATTTTCTTGCAAGTATTCAACACTAAACTAACTCATGAATAGTGACTAACAATACTCTTCACCATGTCCATTAAAGTTTGGTTTCTTCTTTCTACCACACCATTCTAATCCAGAGAACCAGACATAATGTACTGGGCAACAatctcatgttcttgaagaaactttacaaatagaccaggtgcttgtccattc contains:
- the LOC100527287 gene encoding uncharacterized protein, yielding MGRWMKPEVYPLLAAMTFVTGMCVFQLTRNVLGNPDVRINKTRRSMAVLENREEGEKYAEHGLRKFLRTRPPEIMPTINHFFSEDK